A DNA window from Bombus huntii isolate Logan2020A chromosome 10, iyBomHunt1.1, whole genome shotgun sequence contains the following coding sequences:
- the LOC126870158 gene encoding uncharacterized protein LOC126870158 isoform X4, producing MAFHEVDKLTENKSSNDGEFTLYVSDLPGELNKQGLLEIFNHYGEVKGYFYRPNANWAYITYGAYHNAENAIKDLHNVLPLRLKISFAKERARNDVTNTKTFSTKDVTEEYENYNIMNVTVTDKQLIQTRGRSRPLDVFKNVEPNPGLPKYAYTADNDLLYPYPSDPYTYNPYENAEPYASTNTLWTRGQLAITPDGKRRVALGRGYTMYEIPDPDPEIHNHINKVYEKRISSLYEYGKDMFQDAIGTCKVCSKKTKYTCERCNTFYCSRTCQVTNWSKHKLECEAIPALVTTIRSMPVLQSNDEQQNSPRNVSNIQLPLRRPKMNAVTKSNEIEETRNSTGNKSSLHKQPIREEIFNNKAKSPQKVNDQENNKKWQNFSANDIQVMENDISFSKNTFLSKTEFQDVTIIIKQNRECFVQKVEDQDAISKLMTELQHEAQKAQKVGPIVGNIYAVEYENVWHRGIVTCLDPVKVHYIDYGNEEIVETNDFRKIDKYENIPRFCAKIRLSQKAYEKYKNFKYEDVISVKMISVDSNKVINVEVQNENDISTLEVIETNNDQNLNTSTIAKVDDETMISSEISTSSKALYSLCKEKSIVNVLTVGEIGILEIHAEIKNNAYGITLLPNNAVPHYEKLVAELPTMCTQAAECSNHRPNVGDLICGRRADGDWLRGYVVSNQPSIRMAMIEEAKIVPINKIATCDKLFSDINAFGAICEVTNAKHKFEEGDMCEFEVTGQTHNKEQGGFEILILKKEMNVYLKIEATVKPWIPMPEQIGLQYAELKNESEVCLTSYRSHIHLFVRPLDTAGLEHYNHVMQNVAKCAQTSSFLKELPVVGQMVIAQFADENYYRAIVIKIQDDKITVSYVDFGNTEVTNIKKLKILSDNLKELRSCTTKVVLKDVPKNVRVTKEVNDYLAQIVGTKVPLLCTFEGMPSKDGVYLKFRDGKSINKMISKLLEPISKKAAE from the exons atGGCATTTCACGAAGTTGATAAATTGACAGAAAACAAATCGTCTAATGA cggagaatttacattatatgtaAGTGACTTACCTGGAGAACTAAATAAa cAAGGCTTATTAGAAATTTTCAACCATTATGGAGAAGTTAAAGGATATTTTTACCGCCCAAATGCTAATTGGGCTTATATTACTTATGGTGCATATCATAATGCTGAAAATGCTATAAAAGATTTACATAACGTACTACCACTACGTCTGAAGATATCATTTGCTAAAGAAAGAGCTAGGAATGATGTGACAAATACAAAAACATTTTCTACTAAAGATGTTACAgaagaatatgaaaattataatataatgaatgtTACAGTAACAGATAAGCAATT GATACAAACAAGAGGACGAAGCAGGCCCTTAGATGTATTCAAAAATGTAGAACCGAATCCAGGATTACCAAAATATGCTTATACGGCAGATAATGATTTATTGTATCCATATCCTTCTGACCCATATACGTATAATCCATATGAAAATGCAGAGCCTTATGCAAGTACAAACACATTGTGGACAAG aggACAATTAGCTATTACTCCAGATGGCAAGAGACGTGTTGCACTTGGTCGGGGTTATACAATGTATGAAATCCCAGATCCTGATCCTGAAATACACAATCACATTAATAAAGTATATGAGAAACGTATTTCT aGCCTATATGAATATGGTAAAGACATGTTTCAAGATGCAATTGGAACATGCAAAGTATGTTCAAAAAAGACAAAGTATACATGTGAAAGATGCAATACTTTTTATTGCAGTAGAACTTGCCAAGTGACTAATTGGTCAAAACATAAGCTTGAATGTGAAGCTATCCC AGCTTTAGTAACGACTATCCGTTCTATGCCTGTACTACAATCAAATGACGAACAGCAAAATTCTCCCAGAAATGTTTCTAATATTCAATTACCTCTTCGGCGGCCAAAGATGAATGCAGTAACAAAATCAAATGAAATAGAAGAAACAAGAAACTCTACAGGAAATAAGTCCTCTTTACACAAACAACCAATTCGAGaagaaattttcaacaataagGCTAAAAGTCCACAAAAAGTAAATGATCaggaaaacaataaaaaatggCAAAATTTTAGTGCCAATGATATTCAAGTGATGGAGAATGATATATCATTCtctaaaaatacatttttatcaaaaactGAATTTCAAGATGtaacaataattataaaacaaaatcGCGAATGTTTTGTTCAAAAAGTAGAAGATCAGGATGCTATTTCAAAGTTAATGACTGAGTTACAACATGAAGCACAAAAAGCACAAAAGGTGGGACCAATcgttggaaatatttatgctGTAGAATATGAAAATGTATGGCATAGAGGTATAGTTACATGTTTAGATCCAGTAAAAGTACACTATATAGATTATGGTAATGAAGAAATTGTTGAAACGAAtgattttcgtaaaattgataaatatgAGAATATTCCAAGATTTTGTGCTAAAATTCGATTATCTCAAAAAGCTtatgagaaatataaaaatttcaaatatgaGGATGTAATAAGTGTAAAAATGATATCAGTTGATTCCAACAAAGTAATTAATGTTGAAGTTCAAAATGAGAATGATATATCAACATTAGAAGTAATTGAGACAAATAATGATCAAAATCTAAATACCTCAACTATTGCAAAAGTTGATGATGAAACTATGATTTCTTCAGAAATATCCACTAGCAGTAAAGCATTATATTCTTTATGCAAAGAAAAAAGTATAGTGAATGTTCTAACTGTTGGAGAAATTGGTATTCTAGAAATTCATGcagaaataaagaataatgcttatggtattacattattgCCTAATAATGCAGTACCTCATTATGAAAAATTAGTGGCCGAATTACCTACAATGTGCACGCAAGCGGCAGAATGTTCAAATCATAG ACCAAATGTAGGGGATTTAATATGTGGTCGAAGAGCTGATGGAGATTGGCTTAGGGGATATGTTGTATCTAACCAACCATCCATAAGAATGGCTATGATAGAGGAAGCTAAAATAGTGCCAATTAATAAGATTGCTACATGCGATAAACTCTTTTCAGATATTAATGCTTTTGGTGCAATTTGTGAAGTGACTAATGCTAAACATAAATTTGAA GAAGGTGACATGTGTGAATTTGAAGTAACAGGCCAAACACATAATAAGGAACAAGGTggatttgaaatattaattcttaaaaaaGAGATGAATGTCTATCTGAAGATAGAAGCTACCGTAAAGCCTTGGATACCAATGCCTGAACAAATAGGGTTACAGTATGCAGAATTGAAAAATGAATCTGAG GTATGCCTTACTTCTTATCGAAGTCATATACATCTATTTGTTCGTCCCTTAGATACTGCAGGTTTGGAACACTATAACCATGTTATGCAAAATGTTGCAAAATGTGCTCAAACAT cttcatttttaaaagaacTGCCAGTTGTGGGGCAAATGGTAATAGCTCAGTTTGCTGACGAAAATTATTATCGTGCAATTGTTATTAAGATACAAGATGATAAAATTACAGTTTCGTATGTTGATTTTGGTAATACAGAAGTTACAAATATAAAGAAACTTAAGATTTTATCTGATAATTTGAAGGAG ctCCGATCTTGTACAACAAAAGTCGTACTAAAAGATGTTCCTAAAAATGTCCGTGTGACGAAAGAAGTGAATGATTATCTAGCTCAAATAGTAGGAACTAAAGTTCCTCTGTTATGTACATTTGAAGGTATGCCTTCCAAAGATGGTGTTTATCTGAAATTTCGTGATGGAAAAAGcattaataaaatgataagtAAATTACTCGAGCCGATATCTAAGAAAGCTGCTGAATGA
- the LOC126870158 gene encoding uncharacterized protein LOC126870158 isoform X7: protein MAFHEVDKLTENKSSNDGEFTLYVSDLPGELNKQGLLEIFNHYGEVKGYFYRPNANWAYITYGAYHNAENAIKDLHNVLPLRLKISFAKERARNDVTNTKTFSTKDVTEEYENYNIMNVTVTDKQLIQTRGRSRPLDVFKNVEPNPGLPKYAYTADNDLLYPYPSDPYTYNPYENAEPYASTNTLWTRGQLAITPDGKRRVALGRGYTMYEIPDPDPEIHNHINKVYEKRISSLYEYGKDMFQDAIGTCKVCSKKTKYTCERCNTFYCSRTCQVTNWSKHKLECEAIPALVTTIRSMPVLQSNDEQQNSPRNVSNIQLPLRRPKMNAVTKSNEIEETRNSTGNKSSLHKQPIREEIFNNKAKSPQKVNDQENNKKWQNFSANDIQVMENDISFSKNTFLSKTEFQDVTIIIKQNRECFVQKVEDQDAISKLMTELQHEAQKAQKVGPIVGNIYAVEYENVWHRGIVTCLDPVKVHYIDYGNEEIVETNDFRKIDKYENIPRFCAKIRLSQKAYEKYKNFKYEDVISVKMISVDSNKVINVEVQNENDISTLEVIETNNDQNLNTSTIAKVDDETMISSEISTSSKALYSLCKEKSIVNVLTVGEIGILEIHAEIKNNAYGITLLPNNAVPHYEKLVAELPTMCTQAAECSNHRPNVGDLICGQRADGDWLRGYILSLQPSLKMAIIDEARIMPINRTVTCDKVFSDIYAFGVICEVTGAKHKFNEGDMCEFKVIGQTVNNEQGKIEIEIFKEEVKIKAAVKPWIPMPEQKGLQYAELKNESEVCLTSYRSHILLFVRPLDTAGLEHYNHVMQNVAKCAQTSSFLKELPVVGQMVIAQFADENYYRAIVTKIQDDKITVSYVDFGNTEVTDIKKLKILSDNLKELRSCTTKVVLKDVPKNVRVTKEVNDYLAQIVGTKVPLLCTFEGMPSKDGVYLKFRDGKSINKMISKLLEPISKKAAE, encoded by the exons atGGCATTTCACGAAGTTGATAAATTGACAGAAAACAAATCGTCTAATGA cggagaatttacattatatgtaAGTGACTTACCTGGAGAACTAAATAAa cAAGGCTTATTAGAAATTTTCAACCATTATGGAGAAGTTAAAGGATATTTTTACCGCCCAAATGCTAATTGGGCTTATATTACTTATGGTGCATATCATAATGCTGAAAATGCTATAAAAGATTTACATAACGTACTACCACTACGTCTGAAGATATCATTTGCTAAAGAAAGAGCTAGGAATGATGTGACAAATACAAAAACATTTTCTACTAAAGATGTTACAgaagaatatgaaaattataatataatgaatgtTACAGTAACAGATAAGCAATT GATACAAACAAGAGGACGAAGCAGGCCCTTAGATGTATTCAAAAATGTAGAACCGAATCCAGGATTACCAAAATATGCTTATACGGCAGATAATGATTTATTGTATCCATATCCTTCTGACCCATATACGTATAATCCATATGAAAATGCAGAGCCTTATGCAAGTACAAACACATTGTGGACAAG aggACAATTAGCTATTACTCCAGATGGCAAGAGACGTGTTGCACTTGGTCGGGGTTATACAATGTATGAAATCCCAGATCCTGATCCTGAAATACACAATCACATTAATAAAGTATATGAGAAACGTATTTCT aGCCTATATGAATATGGTAAAGACATGTTTCAAGATGCAATTGGAACATGCAAAGTATGTTCAAAAAAGACAAAGTATACATGTGAAAGATGCAATACTTTTTATTGCAGTAGAACTTGCCAAGTGACTAATTGGTCAAAACATAAGCTTGAATGTGAAGCTATCCC AGCTTTAGTAACGACTATCCGTTCTATGCCTGTACTACAATCAAATGACGAACAGCAAAATTCTCCCAGAAATGTTTCTAATATTCAATTACCTCTTCGGCGGCCAAAGATGAATGCAGTAACAAAATCAAATGAAATAGAAGAAACAAGAAACTCTACAGGAAATAAGTCCTCTTTACACAAACAACCAATTCGAGaagaaattttcaacaataagGCTAAAAGTCCACAAAAAGTAAATGATCaggaaaacaataaaaaatggCAAAATTTTAGTGCCAATGATATTCAAGTGATGGAGAATGATATATCATTCtctaaaaatacatttttatcaaaaactGAATTTCAAGATGtaacaataattataaaacaaaatcGCGAATGTTTTGTTCAAAAAGTAGAAGATCAGGATGCTATTTCAAAGTTAATGACTGAGTTACAACATGAAGCACAAAAAGCACAAAAGGTGGGACCAATcgttggaaatatttatgctGTAGAATATGAAAATGTATGGCATAGAGGTATAGTTACATGTTTAGATCCAGTAAAAGTACACTATATAGATTATGGTAATGAAGAAATTGTTGAAACGAAtgattttcgtaaaattgataaatatgAGAATATTCCAAGATTTTGTGCTAAAATTCGATTATCTCAAAAAGCTtatgagaaatataaaaatttcaaatatgaGGATGTAATAAGTGTAAAAATGATATCAGTTGATTCCAACAAAGTAATTAATGTTGAAGTTCAAAATGAGAATGATATATCAACATTAGAAGTAATTGAGACAAATAATGATCAAAATCTAAATACCTCAACTATTGCAAAAGTTGATGATGAAACTATGATTTCTTCAGAAATATCCACTAGCAGTAAAGCATTATATTCTTTATGCAAAGAAAAAAGTATAGTGAATGTTCTAACTGTTGGAGAAATTGGTATTCTAGAAATTCATGcagaaataaagaataatgcttatggtattacattattgCCTAATAATGCAGTACCTCATTATGAAAAATTAGTGGCCGAATTACCTACAATGTGCACGCAAGCGGCAGAATGTTCAAATCATAG acCAAATGTAGGAGATTTAATATGTGGTCAAAGAGCTGACGGAGATTGGCTTAGGGGATATATTTTATCTCTGCAACCATCTTTAAAAATGGCTATAATAGATGAAGCTAGAATAATGCCAATTAATAGGACTGTCACATGTGATAAAGTCTTTTcagatatttatgcatttgGTGTAATATGTGAAGTAACTGGTGctaaacataaatttaat GAAGGTGATATGTGTGAATTTAAAGTAATAGGACAAACAGTTAATAACGAGCAAggtaaaattgaaatagaaatttttaaagaagagGTTAAGATAAAAGCTGCTGTAAAGCCTTGGATACCAATGCCTGAACAAAAAGGATTACAATATGCTGAATTGAAAAATGAATCTGAG GTATGCCTTACTTCTTATCGAAGTCATATACTTCTATTTGTTCGTCCCTTAGATACTGCAGGTTTGGAACACTATAACCATGTTATGCAAAATGTTGCAAAATGTGCTCAAACAT cttcatttttaaaagaacTGCCAGTTGTGGGGCAAATGGTAATAGCTCAGTTTGCTGACGAAAATTATTATCGTGCAATTGTTACTAAGATACAAGATGATAAAATTACAGTTTCGTATGTTGATTTTGGTAATACAGAAGTTACAGATATAAAGAAACTTAAGATTTTATCTGACAATTTAAAGGAG ctCCGATCTTGTACAACAAAAGTCGTACTAAAAGATGTTCCTAAAAATGTCCGTGTGACGAAAGAAGTGAATGATTATCTAGCTCAAATAGTAGGAACTAAAGTTCCTCTGTTATGTACATTTGAAGGTATGCCTTCCAAAGATGGTGTTTATCTGAAATTTCGTGATGGAAAAAGcattaataaaatgataagtAAATTACTCGAGCCGATATCTAAGAAAGCTGCTGAATGA
- the LOC126870158 gene encoding uncharacterized protein LOC126870158 isoform X6: MAFHEVDKLTENKSSNDGEFTLYVSDLPGELNKQGLLEIFNHYGEVKGYFYRPNANWAYITYGAYHNAENAIKDLHNVLPLRLKISFAKERARNDVTNTKTFSTKDVTEEYENYNIMNVTVTDKQLIQTRGRSRPLDVFKNVEPNPGLPKYAYTADNDLLYPYPSDPYTYNPYENAEPYASTNTLWTRGQLAITPDGKRRVALGRGYTMYEIPDPDPEIHNHINKVYEKRISSLYEYGKDMFQDAIGTCKVCSKKTKYTCERCNTFYCSRTCQVTNWSKHKLECEAIPALVTTIRSMPVLQSNDEQQNSPRNVSNIQLPLRRPKMNAVTKSNEIEETRNSTGNKSSLHKQPIREEIFNNKAKSPQKVNDQENNKKWQNFSANDIQVMENDISFSKNTFLSKTEFQDVTIIIKQNRECFVQKVEDQDAISKLMTELQHEAQKAQKVGPIVGNIYAVEYENVWHRGIVTCLDPVKVHYIDYGNEEIVETNDFRKIDKYENIPRFCAKIRLSQKAYEKYKNFKYEDVISVKMISVDSNKVINVEVQNENDISTLEVIETNNDQNLNTSTIAKVDDETMISSEISTSSKALYSLCKEKSIVNVLTVGEIGILEIHAEIKNNAYGITLLPNNAVPHYEKLVAELPTMCTQAAECSNHRPNVGDLICGQRADGDWLRGYILSLQPSLKMAIIDEARIMPINRTVTCDKVFSDIYAFGVICEVTGAKHKFNEGDMCEFKVIGQTVNNEQGKIEIEIFKEEVKIKAAVKPWIPMPEQKGLQYAELKNESEVCLTSYRSHIHLFVRPLDTAGLEHYNHVMQNVAKCAQTSSFLKELPVVGQMVIAQFADENYYRAIVIKIQDDKITVSYVDFGNTEVTNIKKLKILSDNLKELRSCTTKVVLKDVPKNVRVTKEVNDYLAQIVGTKVPLLCTFEGMPSKDGVYLKFRDGKSINKMISKLLEPISKKAAE; encoded by the exons atGGCATTTCACGAAGTTGATAAATTGACAGAAAACAAATCGTCTAATGA cggagaatttacattatatgtaAGTGACTTACCTGGAGAACTAAATAAa cAAGGCTTATTAGAAATTTTCAACCATTATGGAGAAGTTAAAGGATATTTTTACCGCCCAAATGCTAATTGGGCTTATATTACTTATGGTGCATATCATAATGCTGAAAATGCTATAAAAGATTTACATAACGTACTACCACTACGTCTGAAGATATCATTTGCTAAAGAAAGAGCTAGGAATGATGTGACAAATACAAAAACATTTTCTACTAAAGATGTTACAgaagaatatgaaaattataatataatgaatgtTACAGTAACAGATAAGCAATT GATACAAACAAGAGGACGAAGCAGGCCCTTAGATGTATTCAAAAATGTAGAACCGAATCCAGGATTACCAAAATATGCTTATACGGCAGATAATGATTTATTGTATCCATATCCTTCTGACCCATATACGTATAATCCATATGAAAATGCAGAGCCTTATGCAAGTACAAACACATTGTGGACAAG aggACAATTAGCTATTACTCCAGATGGCAAGAGACGTGTTGCACTTGGTCGGGGTTATACAATGTATGAAATCCCAGATCCTGATCCTGAAATACACAATCACATTAATAAAGTATATGAGAAACGTATTTCT aGCCTATATGAATATGGTAAAGACATGTTTCAAGATGCAATTGGAACATGCAAAGTATGTTCAAAAAAGACAAAGTATACATGTGAAAGATGCAATACTTTTTATTGCAGTAGAACTTGCCAAGTGACTAATTGGTCAAAACATAAGCTTGAATGTGAAGCTATCCC AGCTTTAGTAACGACTATCCGTTCTATGCCTGTACTACAATCAAATGACGAACAGCAAAATTCTCCCAGAAATGTTTCTAATATTCAATTACCTCTTCGGCGGCCAAAGATGAATGCAGTAACAAAATCAAATGAAATAGAAGAAACAAGAAACTCTACAGGAAATAAGTCCTCTTTACACAAACAACCAATTCGAGaagaaattttcaacaataagGCTAAAAGTCCACAAAAAGTAAATGATCaggaaaacaataaaaaatggCAAAATTTTAGTGCCAATGATATTCAAGTGATGGAGAATGATATATCATTCtctaaaaatacatttttatcaaaaactGAATTTCAAGATGtaacaataattataaaacaaaatcGCGAATGTTTTGTTCAAAAAGTAGAAGATCAGGATGCTATTTCAAAGTTAATGACTGAGTTACAACATGAAGCACAAAAAGCACAAAAGGTGGGACCAATcgttggaaatatttatgctGTAGAATATGAAAATGTATGGCATAGAGGTATAGTTACATGTTTAGATCCAGTAAAAGTACACTATATAGATTATGGTAATGAAGAAATTGTTGAAACGAAtgattttcgtaaaattgataaatatgAGAATATTCCAAGATTTTGTGCTAAAATTCGATTATCTCAAAAAGCTtatgagaaatataaaaatttcaaatatgaGGATGTAATAAGTGTAAAAATGATATCAGTTGATTCCAACAAAGTAATTAATGTTGAAGTTCAAAATGAGAATGATATATCAACATTAGAAGTAATTGAGACAAATAATGATCAAAATCTAAATACCTCAACTATTGCAAAAGTTGATGATGAAACTATGATTTCTTCAGAAATATCCACTAGCAGTAAAGCATTATATTCTTTATGCAAAGAAAAAAGTATAGTGAATGTTCTAACTGTTGGAGAAATTGGTATTCTAGAAATTCATGcagaaataaagaataatgcttatggtattacattattgCCTAATAATGCAGTACCTCATTATGAAAAATTAGTGGCCGAATTACCTACAATGTGCACGCAAGCGGCAGAATGTTCAAATCATAG acCAAATGTAGGAGATTTAATATGTGGTCAAAGAGCTGACGGAGATTGGCTTAGGGGATATATTTTATCTCTGCAACCATCTTTAAAAATGGCTATAATAGATGAAGCTAGAATAATGCCAATTAATAGGACTGTCACATGTGATAAAGTCTTTTcagatatttatgcatttgGTGTAATATGTGAAGTAACTGGTGctaaacataaatttaat GAAGGTGATATGTGTGAATTTAAAGTAATAGGACAAACAGTTAATAACGAGCAAggtaaaattgaaatagaaatttttaaagaagagGTTAAGATAAAAGCTGCTGTAAAGCCTTGGATACCAATGCCTGAACAAAAAGGATTACAATATGCTGAATTGAAAAATGAATCTGAG GTATGCCTTACTTCTTATCGAAGTCATATACATCTATTTGTTCGTCCCTTAGATACTGCAGGTTTGGAACACTATAACCATGTTATGCAAAATGTTGCAAAATGTGCTCAAACAT cttcatttttaaaagaacTGCCAGTTGTGGGGCAAATGGTAATAGCTCAGTTTGCTGACGAAAATTATTATCGTGCAATTGTTATTAAGATACAAGATGATAAAATTACAGTTTCGTATGTTGATTTTGGTAATACAGAAGTTACAAATATAAAGAAACTTAAGATTTTATCTGATAATTTGAAGGAG ctCCGATCTTGTACAACAAAAGTCGTACTAAAAGATGTTCCTAAAAATGTCCGTGTGACGAAAGAAGTGAATGATTATCTAGCTCAAATAGTAGGAACTAAAGTTCCTCTGTTATGTACATTTGAAGGTATGCCTTCCAAAGATGGTGTTTATCTGAAATTTCGTGATGGAAAAAGcattaataaaatgataagtAAATTACTCGAGCCGATATCTAAGAAAGCTGCTGAATGA